The Candidatus Accumulibacter similis genome has a segment encoding these proteins:
- a CDS encoding outer membrane protein assembly factor BamD, translated as MRSLAIIASLFLASLLAGCGLFPDAKDETIGWSANKLYTEAKEALNDGSYAKAVKYFEKLESRYPYGRYAQQAQIDIAYAYWKDQEPASAIAACDRFIKLHPNHPNVDYVYYLKGLINFNEDLGILGIVSNQDMTERDPKGARESFDAFRELVTRFPDSKYTPDAILRMKYLVNALASLELHVARYYMKRGAYLAAANRAQYAVLNYPAAPANEEALFIMVKAYDALGLTDLRDDAERVMRRNFPNSAYYVRGLERKEPWWKLW; from the coding sequence ATGCGTAGTTTAGCGATTATCGCATCCCTTTTCCTCGCATCGCTGCTTGCCGGCTGTGGACTCTTCCCGGATGCGAAGGACGAAACGATCGGCTGGTCGGCCAACAAGCTCTACACCGAAGCCAAGGAGGCACTCAACGACGGCTCCTACGCGAAGGCGGTGAAGTACTTCGAGAAACTCGAGTCGCGCTATCCCTATGGCCGCTACGCGCAGCAGGCGCAGATCGACATCGCCTATGCCTACTGGAAGGACCAGGAACCGGCCTCGGCGATCGCTGCCTGCGACCGGTTCATCAAGCTCCACCCGAACCACCCGAATGTCGATTACGTGTACTACCTGAAGGGACTGATCAACTTCAACGAGGACCTCGGCATCCTTGGTATCGTCAGCAACCAGGACATGACCGAACGTGATCCGAAGGGCGCACGCGAGTCCTTCGATGCCTTCCGCGAGCTGGTGACGCGCTTCCCGGACAGCAAGTACACCCCCGACGCGATCCTGCGCATGAAGTACCTGGTCAATGCCCTCGCGTCGCTGGAACTGCATGTCGCACGCTACTACATGAAGCGCGGCGCCTATCTCGCCGCTGCGAATCGCGCCCAGTATGCCGTCCTGAACTATCCGGCAGCGCCGGCCAACGAAGAGGCCCTGTTCATCATGGTCAAGGCCTACGACGCGCTTGGCCTGACCGACCTTCGTGACGACGCCGAGCGCGTCATGCGCCGCAACTTCCCGAACAGCGCGTACTACGTCCGCGGTCTCGAGCGCAAGGAACCGTGGTGGAAACTCTGGTAG
- a CDS encoding HDOD domain-containing protein, with amino-acid sequence MSRQVGRFEIMRELGRGAQSIVYLARDPHLQRQVAIKTLHFARPDAQQNGALLAEARMVSQLRHPNIVPIFEAAEEQGDLYLVFQLVPGRNLAEHLQITGALPPARAIPIMLAILDALAHAHAAGIIHRDLKPSNILIDDDGVARVMDFGIAARAEARSTDGGQLTGTPAYMAPEYISERRSSERSDIFAAGLVLYELLAGRRALAGSDVPQVMRRIVSEDIRLPAETISLLDERLVHLVHRALERDPADRYESAAQMREALDEHLHPPPVGEASDARQSTIDFLLRRMRHKSDFPALSESVSAINRITAAENQSVSQFANTILKDFSLTNKLLRMVNSAYYQQAGGGNISTVSRAVVVLGLDAVRSMAITVLLLEHLQNRDNADQLKDEFLRANLAGVLARDICSSVAGRPESEEAFICSMFHNLGRLLSQYYFPEESAEIRRVLQQRNCAEEAAAQQVLGISFADLGMAIAQAWGFPRQIVNSMRRLPAGSVRRPVGSEDRLRVLAALSNELCGVIAESSGEQQPKELRRVASRFADAIAVDEKDLRQAVDRALPQVADFARSIRLNLQQTHFGRQLKGWGASQASPVVPLPTVDDGLGDSVLPEPVVVAAVAGGAAELAEAVAAGTVGEIVAGSADGVARTATLLAGIQDVSNALVSDCRLNDVLRITLETMYRAMGFRRVILCVRDQRSNSMLGRFGFGPDVLEVAKRFRFSLVFSPDIFHAALANGVDILISDTSDPKIAARIPEWFRRAVAAETFVVLPLCIKRSPVAMIYADRPRAGEISISGQELSLLRTLRNQAVLAIKQSG; translated from the coding sequence TTGAGCAGACAGGTCGGGCGTTTCGAGATCATGCGCGAACTCGGACGCGGCGCGCAGAGCATCGTCTATCTGGCACGTGATCCGCATCTGCAGCGGCAGGTGGCGATCAAGACGCTGCACTTCGCCCGTCCGGACGCGCAGCAGAACGGCGCGCTGCTGGCCGAGGCGCGAATGGTCAGCCAGTTGCGGCATCCGAACATCGTGCCGATCTTCGAGGCGGCGGAAGAGCAGGGCGACCTCTATCTGGTCTTTCAGCTCGTTCCGGGCCGGAACCTCGCCGAGCATCTGCAGATCACCGGTGCCTTGCCGCCGGCGCGGGCGATCCCGATCATGCTGGCGATCCTCGATGCGCTTGCCCACGCCCATGCGGCCGGCATCATCCATCGCGACCTCAAGCCGAGCAACATCCTGATCGACGACGACGGCGTTGCGCGCGTGATGGACTTCGGCATCGCAGCGCGCGCCGAGGCGCGGTCGACCGACGGCGGCCAGTTGACGGGAACGCCGGCGTACATGGCACCGGAGTACATCAGCGAGCGCCGCAGCAGCGAGCGGTCGGACATCTTCGCCGCTGGCCTCGTCCTCTACGAATTGCTCGCCGGCCGCCGCGCGCTGGCCGGCAGCGACGTGCCGCAGGTGATGCGGCGGATCGTCAGCGAGGACATCCGCCTGCCGGCGGAGACGATCAGTCTGCTCGACGAGCGGCTGGTGCACCTCGTGCATCGGGCCCTCGAACGTGATCCGGCGGATCGCTACGAATCCGCCGCGCAGATGCGCGAGGCGCTCGACGAGCATCTGCATCCACCCCCGGTTGGCGAAGCGAGCGACGCGCGCCAGAGCACGATCGACTTCCTGTTGCGGCGCATGCGCCACAAGAGCGACTTCCCTGCGCTCTCGGAGTCGGTCAGCGCCATCAACCGAATCACCGCAGCCGAGAATCAGAGCGTCTCGCAGTTCGCCAACACGATCCTGAAGGACTTTTCGCTGACCAACAAGCTCCTGCGCATGGTCAACTCGGCGTACTACCAGCAGGCGGGTGGCGGCAACATCAGTACCGTATCGCGTGCCGTCGTCGTCCTCGGCCTCGACGCCGTGCGCAGCATGGCGATCACGGTGCTGCTGCTCGAGCACCTGCAGAACCGGGACAACGCCGATCAGCTCAAGGATGAATTCCTGCGCGCCAACCTCGCCGGTGTTCTGGCACGCGACATCTGCAGCAGCGTTGCCGGCCGGCCGGAGAGCGAGGAGGCTTTCATCTGCTCGATGTTCCACAACCTGGGTCGCCTGCTGAGCCAGTATTACTTCCCGGAAGAAAGCGCCGAGATCCGGCGCGTCCTGCAGCAGCGGAACTGCGCCGAAGAAGCCGCCGCGCAGCAGGTGCTCGGAATTTCCTTTGCCGACCTGGGAATGGCCATCGCCCAGGCCTGGGGTTTCCCGCGGCAGATCGTCAACAGCATGCGGCGCCTGCCGGCGGGCAGCGTTCGCCGTCCCGTCGGCAGCGAGGACCGCCTGCGCGTCCTCGCCGCGCTGTCGAACGAACTGTGCGGGGTGATTGCGGAAAGCAGCGGCGAGCAACAGCCGAAGGAGCTGCGGCGCGTCGCCAGCCGCTTCGCGGACGCCATCGCGGTCGACGAGAAGGATCTGCGGCAGGCGGTCGACCGCGCGCTCCCGCAGGTGGCGGACTTTGCGCGCAGCATCCGCCTGAACCTGCAACAGACGCACTTCGGTCGCCAGCTCAAGGGCTGGGGTGCCTCGCAGGCCAGTCCGGTCGTGCCACTGCCGACAGTGGATGACGGACTGGGGGACAGCGTACTGCCCGAACCTGTCGTCGTGGCGGCGGTGGCCGGCGGTGCGGCCGAGCTGGCAGAGGCTGTTGCTGCTGGCACCGTCGGCGAGATTGTTGCCGGCAGCGCCGACGGCGTGGCGAGGACAGCCACGCTGCTGGCAGGGATCCAGGACGTGAGCAACGCCCTGGTCAGCGATTGCCGGCTCAACGACGTCCTGCGCATCACCCTCGAGACCATGTACCGCGCCATGGGTTTCCGGCGGGTGATCCTCTGCGTCCGGGACCAGCGCAGCAATTCGATGCTCGGTCGCTTTGGTTTCGGTCCCGACGTGCTGGAGGTGGCGAAGCGCTTTCGCTTCTCGCTCGTCTTTTCGCCTGACATCTTCCATGCCGCGCTGGCCAACGGGGTCGACATCCTGATCAGCGACACCAGCGACCCGAAGATTGCCGCGCGCATTCCGGAGTGGTTTCGCAGGGCGGTCGCGGCCGAGACCTTCGTCGTCCTGCCGCTGTGCATCAAGCGCAGCCCGGTGGCGATGATCTACGCCGACCGGCCGCGGGCGGGGGAAATCTCCATTTCGGGGCAGGAACTCTCGCTGCTGCGCACATTGCGCAATCAGGCGGTGCTGGCGATCAAGCAGTCGGGCTGA
- a CDS encoding DUF748 domain-containing protein, which yields MTENTPPTTATASLRVKKYGLRIALALLIIGVLGFLVMPPLVKWLLVDELAAALHRPVRIEGLSINPYTLSLQVDGLVVQEKGGGDQVAGFEQLFVNLEASSLFRGGPVVSELKLVGPALSLVRLPDGRFNFSDLIDEFMTRPPSTEPTARFSVNNIQIAGGRVDFDDRMLGEKQQLSAVNLALPFISSLPNSVEIFVEPAFSASLNGAPLVVQGRSKPFAATQESELAVDLRDVQIAPYLDYLPLRLPIQLVSGAVDSELKLAFRRGEDDHPSLSLSGNVTVRDLVVKDTAGDPLLSLQRLHVVLATVDPLQRVFVVERVAVESPEIHARVSRQGTINWVEFFNQELAARSPPAAADGPAKESPAAPVSWSLGEAKVSGGALSWLDESHGKPFNASIEGIDFGIRNLDSKGASPAKFELAMRFQGEPWIKAGSLSVSGGQLDLPGRRVLIGELSQRGTRVLLRRAADGSIDFVQPPVLRAATAARKDPGGAWQITVAKYHSEDIGLRFEDAAVSPAATHTIEGLRLDGENLSTAAGSTAKVTTSFRLNRKGEVELAGSIRPLPLDADLKLTMRTVELLPLQPYVTEHLNVDVTRGLVSLDGVLQLRQGGGGGFDPAALGGGFSGEATVGDFQAVDKINSADFVKWKSLHLGKLDLRLRPDSLAIGEVALSEFFARVIISREGKLNLLQIVRHDAKAQPQSSPAAPPVVAGEGKASAPVTAVAAKPALPINIARITLQGGDVRFSDNFIKPNYSANLKKIGGTISGLSSAADSSAKVDLRGSYDNIAPLTVSGQLNPLSPIPRLDLQAEVRGIEMTSLSPYSGKYAGYAIDKGKMSLFVKYRIENRLLTAENRVFLDQLTFGEQVASPDATKLPVTLAVALLKNRSGEIDINLPISGSLDDPEFSIGGLIVRVIVNVLVKALTSPFALLGSVFGGGEELSTIDFAVGEASLTPEAQKRLETLARALVDRPALKLEIEGHADLQSDPEGLKRYRLQSKVRALKREDLTKKGVESGSVDSVEVDAREYPALLERVYRAEKFPKPRNLIGMVKGLPVDEMEKLILANTVADDEELRDLADRRAKAVLDALLARDVPSERMFLLPVKLVASDGKADAAAQARESRVALSLK from the coding sequence ATGACCGAAAACACCCCTCCCACCACCGCGACTGCCTCCCTGCGCGTGAAGAAATACGGTTTGCGGATTGCCCTGGCTCTGCTGATCATCGGCGTGCTCGGTTTCCTCGTCATGCCGCCGCTCGTCAAATGGCTGCTGGTGGATGAGCTTGCCGCGGCGCTGCACAGACCGGTGAGGATAGAGGGGCTGAGCATAAACCCCTACACCTTGTCCTTGCAAGTCGACGGGCTGGTGGTACAGGAAAAGGGCGGCGGTGACCAGGTGGCGGGATTCGAACAGCTGTTCGTCAACCTGGAGGCGAGCTCGCTCTTTCGTGGCGGCCCGGTGGTCAGCGAACTGAAGCTGGTCGGACCGGCGCTGTCGCTGGTGCGGCTGCCGGACGGCCGTTTCAACTTCTCCGACCTGATCGACGAGTTCATGACCCGGCCGCCATCGACCGAGCCAACAGCGCGCTTTTCCGTGAACAACATCCAGATCGCCGGCGGCAGGGTGGACTTCGACGATCGGATGCTGGGCGAGAAGCAGCAGCTCAGCGCAGTCAACCTGGCCTTGCCCTTCATTTCCAGCCTGCCGAATTCGGTCGAAATCTTCGTCGAGCCGGCGTTCTCGGCTTCTCTCAACGGCGCGCCGCTGGTGGTCCAGGGCCGCAGCAAACCCTTCGCCGCGACGCAGGAGAGCGAGCTGGCGGTCGATCTGCGCGACGTGCAGATTGCTCCCTACCTCGACTACCTGCCATTGCGACTGCCGATCCAGCTCGTTTCCGGTGCCGTTGACAGCGAGCTGAAACTCGCCTTTCGCCGCGGTGAGGATGACCATCCGTCGCTCAGCCTGTCGGGAAACGTCACCGTCAGGGACCTCGTCGTCAAGGATACCGCCGGCGATCCGCTGCTGTCGCTGCAGCGCCTGCACGTTGTGCTGGCAACGGTCGATCCGCTGCAGCGCGTTTTCGTCGTCGAGCGGGTAGCGGTCGAGTCGCCCGAGATCCATGCGCGAGTCAGTCGCCAGGGGACGATCAACTGGGTCGAGTTCTTCAATCAGGAACTCGCTGCCCGCTCGCCGCCGGCAGCGGCCGACGGTCCGGCCAAGGAGTCGCCGGCCGCACCGGTGAGCTGGTCTCTGGGCGAAGCCAAGGTCAGCGGCGGTGCCCTGTCCTGGCTCGACGAATCGCATGGCAAGCCGTTCAACGCCAGTATCGAAGGCATCGATTTCGGCATCCGCAACCTCGACAGCAAGGGTGCGTCGCCAGCGAAGTTCGAACTGGCGATGCGCTTTCAGGGAGAACCCTGGATCAAGGCGGGCTCCCTGTCGGTCAGCGGCGGCCAGCTCGATCTCCCCGGAAGGCGGGTGCTCATCGGCGAACTCTCGCAGCGCGGCACGCGCGTGTTGCTGCGCCGCGCCGCCGACGGCAGCATCGACTTCGTCCAGCCGCCCGTCCTGCGCGCTGCGACGGCCGCACGGAAGGACCCTGGCGGTGCCTGGCAGATCACCGTTGCCAAGTACCACTCCGAGGACATCGGGCTGCGCTTCGAGGACGCCGCGGTGTCGCCGGCGGCGACGCACACCATCGAGGGACTGCGTTTAGATGGCGAGAACCTATCCACGGCAGCCGGCAGCACCGCCAAGGTGACGACCAGCTTCCGGCTCAATCGCAAGGGTGAAGTCGAGCTTGCCGGCAGTATCCGCCCATTGCCGCTCGACGCCGACCTCAAGCTGACCATGCGGACGGTCGAACTTCTGCCGCTGCAACCCTACGTCACCGAGCACCTCAACGTCGACGTGACGCGCGGCCTGGTGAGCCTTGACGGCGTGCTGCAACTTCGCCAGGGCGGCGGTGGCGGATTCGATCCGGCGGCGCTTGGCGGCGGCTTCAGCGGCGAAGCGACCGTCGGCGACTTCCAGGCCGTCGACAAGATCAACTCGGCGGACTTCGTGAAATGGAAGTCGCTTCATCTCGGCAAGCTGGACCTGCGTCTGCGCCCCGATTCGCTGGCGATCGGCGAGGTGGCGCTGAGTGAATTCTTTGCCCGTGTGATCATCAGTCGCGAGGGCAAGCTGAACCTGTTGCAGATCGTTCGCCACGATGCGAAGGCGCAGCCGCAGTCGTCGCCGGCGGCGCCGCCGGTCGTCGCCGGTGAGGGCAAGGCTTCGGCGCCGGTCACCGCCGTCGCGGCGAAGCCGGCGCTGCCGATCAACATCGCCCGCATCACCCTGCAGGGTGGCGATGTCCGCTTCAGCGACAATTTCATCAAGCCCAATTACTCGGCGAACCTGAAGAAGATCGGTGGCACGATCAGCGGTCTGTCGTCGGCGGCGGACAGTTCGGCGAAGGTCGATCTGCGAGGCAGTTACGACAACATCGCGCCGCTGACGGTCAGTGGACAGCTCAACCCGTTGTCGCCAATCCCCCGTCTCGACCTGCAGGCGGAGGTCAGGGGAATCGAGATGACCTCGCTCTCGCCGTACTCCGGCAAGTACGCCGGCTACGCGATCGATAAGGGCAAGATGTCGCTGTTCGTCAAGTACAGGATCGAGAACCGGCTGCTCACGGCCGAGAACCGGGTGTTTCTCGATCAGCTTACGTTCGGCGAGCAGGTCGCCAGCCCGGATGCGACGAAGCTGCCGGTGACGCTCGCGGTCGCCTTGCTGAAGAACCGCAGCGGCGAGATCGACATCAACCTGCCGATCTCGGGTTCGCTCGATGATCCCGAGTTCAGCATCGGCGGTCTCATCGTTCGGGTGATCGTCAATGTCCTGGTGAAAGCGCTCACCTCGCCCTTCGCACTCCTCGGATCGGTCTTTGGCGGCGGCGAGGAACTGTCCACGATCGACTTCGCAGTCGGTGAGGCGAGCCTGACCCCCGAGGCACAGAAGCGCCTCGAGACGCTCGCCAGGGCGCTGGTCGACAGGCCGGCGCTGAAGCTCGAGATCGAGGGGCACGCCGATCTGCAGAGCGACCCCGAGGGATTGAAGCGTTATCGCCTGCAGAGCAAGGTGCGTGCACTGAAACGTGAGGATCTGACGAAGAAGGGTGTTGAGAGCGGCTCGGTGGACAGCGTCGAGGTCGACGCCAGGGAGTATCCGGCACTCCTCGAACGCGTCTATCGAGCCGAGAAGTTCCCCAAGCCGCGCAATCTGATCGGCATGGTCAAGGGGTTGCCGGTCGATGAGATGGAGAAGCTGATCCTGGCCAACACCGTTGCCGACGACGAGGAACTGCGCGACCTGGCCGACCGCCGCGCGAAAGCCGTCCTCGACGCCCTGCTGGCGCGCGATGTTCCGAGCGAACGGATGTTCCTGCTGCCGGTCAAGCTCGTCGCATCGGACGGCAAGGCCGATGCCGCTGCCCAGGCGCGCGAGAGCCGGGTGGCGTTGTCGCTGAAGTAG
- a CDS encoding class I SAM-dependent methyltransferase: MSIPVFGDWLQGPQGRYVMAWEQASIDAAVADLFGYNAIQLGLPEIRLLAHNRIPLRQVAGESGLVDVLCDLRQLPFAAHSVDLVVMPHVLEFHDDPHQILREVERILIPEGEVIIAGFNPFSTWGLRRKLPDCPDGFPWNGNYLSPRRLRDWLQLLGFEVERGSFGCYAPPCSSERWLRRWQLIEAAGNRWWSFAGGVYLLRAIKRVHGMRLILPSWKRQRAASKALSAVSKKEANGHE; the protein is encoded by the coding sequence ATGTCAATTCCTGTTTTCGGCGACTGGCTGCAAGGTCCACAAGGGCGCTACGTCATGGCCTGGGAGCAGGCGAGCATCGATGCCGCGGTGGCCGACCTCTTTGGCTACAATGCCATCCAGCTCGGCCTGCCGGAGATCCGGCTGCTGGCGCACAACCGCATCCCGTTGCGGCAGGTGGCCGGCGAATCTGGCCTGGTCGACGTCCTCTGCGACCTGCGGCAACTGCCGTTTGCCGCCCACAGCGTAGATCTGGTGGTCATGCCGCACGTCCTCGAGTTCCATGACGACCCGCACCAGATTCTGCGTGAAGTCGAACGCATCCTGATCCCGGAAGGAGAAGTGATCATTGCCGGCTTCAATCCCTTCTCGACCTGGGGTCTGCGGCGGAAGTTGCCAGACTGCCCGGACGGTTTTCCCTGGAATGGCAACTACCTGTCACCGAGGCGCCTGCGGGACTGGCTGCAGCTGCTGGGATTCGAGGTCGAGCGCGGCAGCTTCGGCTGTTACGCGCCGCCCTGCTCGAGCGAGCGCTGGCTGCGCCGCTGGCAGCTCATCGAAGCGGCGGGCAATCGCTGGTGGAGCTTTGCCGGTGGGGTTTACCTGCTGCGGGCGATCAAGCGCGTGCATGGCATGCGGCTGATCCTGCCCAGCTGGAAACGGCAGCGAGCAGCGTCCAAGGCGCTGTCGGCGGTGAGCAAGAAGGAAGCGAACGGGCATGAGTGA
- the gloB gene encoding hydroxyacylglutathione hydrolase, whose amino-acid sequence MFDVIRIPAFKDNYIWLLRKGAAATVVDPGDARPVLEVLEREGLKLASILVTHHHADHQGGVAALLAHYRAEVYGPAAEAISGISRPLRGGETIHPAGLDSGFAVVAVPGHTLGHLAYYGAGCLFCGDTLFAGGCGRLFEGTPAQMAVSLARLAELPDETAVYCAHEYTQSNLRFALAVEPGNRYLQRRAVEVAAARASGLATVPSTIACEKASNPFLRCAEPEVVESARCHGAGAVDQVAVFAALREWKNGF is encoded by the coding sequence ATGTTCGACGTCATCCGCATTCCAGCCTTCAAGGATAACTACATCTGGTTGTTGCGCAAAGGCGCCGCGGCAACGGTGGTTGATCCGGGAGATGCTCGGCCCGTGCTCGAGGTCCTCGAACGCGAGGGACTGAAGCTCGCCAGCATTCTCGTCACGCACCACCATGCCGACCACCAGGGTGGAGTCGCGGCGCTGCTGGCGCACTACCGGGCCGAGGTCTACGGGCCGGCAGCAGAGGCGATCAGCGGCATCAGCCGCCCCTTGCGCGGTGGCGAGACGATCCACCCTGCCGGCCTTGACAGTGGCTTCGCCGTCGTCGCGGTGCCCGGCCATACGCTTGGTCACCTCGCGTATTATGGCGCAGGCTGCCTGTTCTGTGGCGACACGCTGTTTGCCGGGGGCTGTGGTCGTCTCTTCGAGGGAACACCGGCGCAGATGGCGGTCTCGCTGGCGCGCCTGGCGGAGTTGCCCGACGAGACGGCCGTGTACTGCGCGCACGAGTACACGCAGTCCAACCTGCGCTTTGCGCTCGCGGTCGAACCGGGCAATCGCTACCTGCAGCGGCGCGCGGTCGAGGTCGCCGCGGCGCGTGCCAGCGGCCTGGCGACGGTGCCGTCGACGATCGCCTGCGAGAAGGCAAGCAACCCCTTCCTCCGCTGCGCCGAGCCGGAGGTCGTGGAATCGGCCCGGTGCCACGGTGCAGGCGCGGTTGACCAGGTCGCGGTGTTCGCCGCGTTGCGGGAGTGGAAGAACGGGTTTTGA
- the rnhA gene encoding ribonuclease HI: MSDESIVTIYADGGCRGNPGPGGWGVVLQSGEREKELWGGEAATTNNRMELTAAIRALEALRRPATVHLHSDSQYLQKGITEWIRNWQRNGWRTASRQPVKNADLWQRLAELAGQHQIKWCWVRGHAGNAGNERADALANRGMDELRRSQAAR, encoded by the coding sequence ATGAGTGACGAATCCATCGTGACGATCTACGCCGATGGCGGCTGTCGCGGCAACCCCGGACCGGGTGGCTGGGGCGTCGTGCTGCAGAGCGGCGAACGCGAGAAGGAACTGTGGGGCGGTGAAGCCGCAACGACCAACAACCGCATGGAGCTGACGGCCGCGATCCGCGCCCTCGAGGCGCTCCGGCGACCCGCGACCGTGCACCTGCACAGCGATTCACAGTACCTGCAGAAGGGCATCACCGAGTGGATCCGCAACTGGCAGCGCAACGGCTGGCGCACCGCCAGCCGGCAGCCGGTGAAGAATGCCGACCTCTGGCAGCGGCTCGCCGAGCTTGCCGGCCAGCATCAGATCAAGTGGTGCTGGGTCAGGGGACATGCGGGGAATGCCGGCAACGAACGTGCCGACGCGCTGGCCAATCGCGGCATGGACGAGCTGCGGCGTAGCCAGGCTGCCCGCTAG
- a CDS encoding response regulator codes for MSRPSVLIVDDNDLMRSLLRSMLRNSEYEVIGEARNGVAALELAERLRPQIVCMDLVMPEMNGLEALQAIKARHPEMVVIMFTGSPSVTDVHASIQNGASGFIVKPFHAGKMLDTVDRAWRAAQQTASSQPVA; via the coding sequence ATGTCGCGCCCGAGCGTCCTCATCGTCGACGACAACGACCTGATGCGCAGCCTCCTGCGCAGCATGCTGCGCAACAGCGAATACGAAGTCATCGGCGAGGCGCGCAACGGTGTCGCGGCCCTCGAACTCGCCGAGCGCCTGCGACCACAGATCGTCTGCATGGACTTGGTAATGCCGGAGATGAATGGCCTCGAAGCGCTCCAGGCTATCAAGGCACGACACCCCGAAATGGTCGTCATCATGTTCACCGGCAGCCCGAGCGTGACCGATGTGCATGCATCGATCCAGAATGGAGCCAGCGGCTTCATCGTCAAGCCCTTCCACGCCGGCAAGATGCTGGACACGGTCGATCGCGCCTGGCGAGCGGCACAGCAGACCGCCAGCAGCCAGCCGGTCGCCTGA
- the rmuC gene encoding DNA recombination protein RmuC, translated as MSEGILQALLGIGVALLVLQILVLARAAHSRETLDAGLRDVQRSIAQVERELREELARGRQEAVATARGDREEQTLSLGRLSQALAGELGRLGELQAQQLESFAQQLSRLTNSNEQRFESLRLALEARLSLLQGDNARKLDEIRQTVDEKLHATLEQRLGDSFRLVSDRLEQVHRGLGEMQTLATGVGDLKRVLSNVKTRGTWGEVQLDALLDQLLTADQYARNVATRPRRNDRVEFAIRLPGADEQQPVWLPIDAKFPLEDHQRLLDAQERNDPAALELATRALEGRLRDEARKIRDKYVEPPYTTDFAILYLPTEGLYAEVLRRPGLVDGLQRDLRICVAGPTTLAALLNSLQMGFRTLAIERRSSEVWAVLGAVKTEFGRFGEVLEATRRKLEQASRSIESAGVRTRQIERKLKDVEALPVDEAQRRLGDLEEVADADSPEGGD; from the coding sequence GTGAGCGAGGGCATCCTGCAGGCGCTGCTGGGGATCGGCGTTGCCCTTCTGGTGCTGCAGATCCTCGTCCTGGCACGTGCCGCGCACAGCCGCGAGACACTCGATGCCGGCCTGCGCGATGTGCAGCGGTCGATTGCGCAGGTCGAACGTGAGCTGCGCGAGGAACTGGCGCGCGGACGGCAGGAGGCCGTGGCGACCGCGCGTGGTGATCGCGAGGAACAGACGCTGTCGCTGGGCCGTCTGTCACAGGCGCTTGCCGGTGAACTGGGGCGGCTGGGCGAACTGCAGGCGCAGCAGCTCGAGTCCTTCGCGCAACAGTTGTCGCGGCTGACGAACAGCAACGAGCAGCGCTTCGAAAGCCTGCGCCTGGCGCTCGAGGCTCGTCTGTCGCTGCTGCAGGGCGACAACGCGAGGAAGCTCGACGAGATCCGCCAGACTGTGGACGAAAAGCTGCACGCGACCCTCGAGCAGCGGCTCGGGGATTCGTTCAGGCTGGTCAGCGATCGTCTCGAGCAGGTGCACCGCGGGCTTGGCGAGATGCAGACGCTGGCTACCGGCGTCGGTGACTTGAAGCGCGTCCTGAGCAACGTCAAGACCCGTGGCACCTGGGGTGAGGTGCAGCTGGACGCGCTTCTCGACCAACTGCTGACCGCCGACCAGTATGCGCGCAACGTGGCGACGCGGCCGCGTCGAAACGATCGCGTCGAGTTCGCCATCCGCCTGCCGGGTGCCGACGAGCAGCAGCCGGTATGGCTGCCGATCGATGCCAAGTTTCCCCTCGAGGATCATCAGCGGCTGCTCGATGCGCAGGAGCGCAACGATCCGGCGGCGCTCGAGCTGGCGACGCGGGCGCTCGAGGGCCGGCTGCGGGACGAGGCACGGAAGATCCGCGACAAGTACGTCGAGCCGCCGTACACGACGGACTTCGCCATCCTCTATCTGCCGACCGAGGGCCTGTACGCGGAGGTCCTGCGCCGGCCGGGACTGGTTGATGGCCTGCAGCGGGATCTGCGCATCTGCGTCGCTGGGCCGACGACGCTGGCGGCACTGCTCAACAGCCTGCAGATGGGTTTTCGGACACTGGCGATCGAGCGGCGTTCGTCGGAGGTGTGGGCGGTGCTCGGTGCGGTGAAGACCGAGTTCGGCAGGTTCGGCGAGGTTCTCGAGGCGACCCGCCGCAAGCTCGAGCAGGCGAGCCGGAGCATCGAGTCGGCGGGCGTGCGGACGCGGCAGATCGAGCGCAAATTGAAGGATGTCGAGGCGCTGCCGGTCGACGAGGCGCAGCGCCGGCTTGGCGATCTCGAGGAGGTGGCGGACGCCGATTCGCCGGAGGGAGGCGATTGA